Proteins encoded within one genomic window of Mya arenaria isolate MELC-2E11 chromosome 13, ASM2691426v1:
- the LOC128215199 gene encoding cysteinyl leukotriene receptor 2-like codes for MESNTALNYSLLGNNTGEIHTDFENAAETLKWGFWLKTVLTPIIVFAGIIGNILSFVVMKSKALRHKSYPQYLSALAVFDTLTLIIRQIRSIDEYFRETSTSGVIFHNFDDVGCKIFNFTEHICYLMSSWLIVLMALERLIAVCMPFKKFLIRRRSGATMAIVVLFVSMSLSQAFRLVMVEQLESRNCGASDSFLELYSNLHIYFYHMTLTFIIPVTFVLVCNGLVLCQIFKIRHEINSRHHRAMRKTHRTTSMLLTVSFTYLGTLLPLLTLSLTLDMIVKTRGPDAYSVYVAMTPYLDIAIVVSLINYAANFLIYILSGKNFRYELKKCFCRKRTYMRSVTVRNSKETKEQNIRL; via the exons ATGGAAAGCAATACTGCGTTGAATTATTCGCTGTTAGGGAACAACACAGGGGAAATACATACAG ACTTCGAGAACGCTGCAGAGACGTTAAAATGGGGATTTTGGCTGAAGACCGTCTTAACCCCAATAATAGTGTTTGCAGGAATCATAGGCAACATCCTTTCTTTTGTCGTCATGAAATCAAAAGCCCTGCGTCATAAATCTTACCCGCAGTATCTGAGTGCCCTCGCCGTCTTTGATACTCTAACGCTGATTATCCGACAAATACGATCCATTGATGAATACTTCCGAGAGACCTCCACTTCAGGAGTGATATTTCACAACTTCGACGATGTCGGCTGCAAGATATTCAATTTCACGGAACACATTTGTTATCTTATGTCATCATGGCTTATAGTGTTAATGGCTTTGGAAAGACTCATTGCGGTCTGTATGCCATTCAAAAAGTTCCTAATAAGGCGAAGATCAGGAGCAACAATGGCTATTGTCGTGCTGTTTGTTTCCATGAGTCTTAGTCAGGCATTTCGCCTTGTTATGGTTGAACAACTTGAATCCAGAAACTGTGGAGCAAGTGACAGTTTCCTCGAGCTGTACTCCAATCTTCATATTTACTTCTACCATATGACTCTTACGTTTATTATACCGGTGACGTTCGTTCTGGTTTGTAACGGACTCGTTCTCTGccaaatattcaaaatacgACACGAAATCAACTCGCGGCACCACCGTGCCATGCGTAAAACACACCGAACAACATCTATGCTTCTGACAGTTTCGTTTACTTACCTCGGGACGTTGTTACCGCTACTGACATTGTCGCTGACTCTTGACATGATTGTGAAAACGAGGGGGCCGGACGCATATTCAGTTTATGTGGCGATGACACCATACCTTGACATTGCTATTGTGGTGTCTCTTATAAACTACGCTGCAAATTTCTTAATTTACATTTTGTCAGGAAAGAACTTCAGGTATGAGCTTAAAAAATGCTTCTGCAGAAAAAGAACTTATATGCGAAGCGTAACAGTTAGAAACAGCAAGGAAACAAAGGAACAAAATATTCGTCTGTAA